The following coding sequences lie in one Sedimentibacter sp. MB35-C1 genomic window:
- the xseA gene encoding exodeoxyribonuclease VII large subunit has protein sequence MKIKPIKVSVLNQYIKKYLMSNSILNNLRVEGEISNIRLSKTGYTYFSLCDGASCINCVAFFADNISKNGDRIIADGEISLYEVKGVYQLTVRNIERIGLGKILSDLESLKEKLKSQGMFDRHMELPEYPSKIGIVTSKSGAAIKDILKTFESVRADFEVIIYNTLVQGEKSIDSIISGVNFFNENNADVILISRGGGSFEDLNVFNDLKVAEEVYKSSIPVVTGIGHETDRTLTDYVADIYCHTPTAAAERIIRGYKDVEEKLERYVYALKHMTHNIITIKQAEIKSSKYILKSYLPIDDIYRLKSQVENCKNAITSHVTAEINGRSNCLEILNEKLNSYNYKKLLEKGFALVTDNRGKIIKKPSQVEENDLINITYKDFKITAEAIKIEEVE, from the coding sequence ATGAAGATAAAACCAATTAAGGTATCAGTTTTAAATCAATATATAAAAAAATATTTAATGAGCAACTCAATTTTAAACAACCTCAGAGTAGAAGGAGAAATTTCAAATATCCGGTTAAGTAAGACCGGTTACACATACTTTTCCTTGTGCGACGGAGCGTCATGTATTAATTGCGTTGCTTTTTTTGCTGACAACATTTCAAAAAACGGAGATAGAATTATCGCTGACGGAGAAATTTCCTTATATGAGGTAAAAGGAGTCTACCAGCTAACAGTAAGAAACATAGAAAGAATAGGGTTAGGTAAAATATTATCCGATCTTGAATCACTAAAGGAAAAGCTAAAGTCTCAGGGAATGTTTGACAGACATATGGAGCTGCCGGAATACCCTTCCAAAATAGGAATAGTAACTTCAAAGTCCGGTGCAGCAATTAAAGATATATTAAAGACATTTGAAAGCGTAAGGGCAGATTTTGAGGTAATAATTTACAACACTTTAGTACAGGGAGAAAAATCAATAGACAGCATAATCAGCGGGGTCAATTTTTTTAATGAAAACAATGCAGATGTTATACTTATTTCCAGAGGAGGTGGAAGTTTTGAGGATTTGAATGTTTTTAATGACTTAAAAGTTGCCGAGGAAGTATATAAATCAAGTATTCCCGTAGTAACCGGAATAGGTCATGAAACAGATCGAACCCTGACTGATTACGTAGCAGATATATATTGTCATACACCTACAGCAGCGGCAGAAAGAATTATCAGAGGATATAAAGATGTTGAAGAAAAGCTGGAACGATATGTATATGCACTTAAACATATGACACATAATATAATTACAATTAAGCAGGCAGAAATCAAATCATCAAAGTATATTTTGAAAAGCTATCTTCCTATTGATGATATATATAGGCTTAAAAGTCAAGTTGAAAACTGCAAGAATGCTATAACAAGCCATGTAACCGCAGAAATCAATGGTCGGTCCAACTGTCTGGAAATCCTTAACGAAAAGCTTAACAGCTACAATTATAAAAAGCTTTTGGAAAAAGGATTTGCTCTTGTAACAGATAATAGAGGGAAGATTATAAAAAAACCCAGCCAAGTTGAGGAGAATGATTTAATTAACATAACATATAAAGATTTTAAAATTACGGCAGAGGCAATTAAAATTGAAGAGGTGGAATAA
- the nusB gene encoding transcription antitermination factor NusB — MKRKETREEAVKIAYCMDVNKEFDKSLPCKYINHFEIEGVDIEYLNKTLDDMIDNIDKIDKCITENSKDWKINRIAKVDLAVLRIALSEILYNDSIPASVSINEAVEISKKYSNEDSHKFINGILGTVVRRVEQ, encoded by the coding sequence ATGAAACGAAAAGAAACAAGAGAAGAAGCAGTTAAAATCGCATATTGCATGGATGTAAACAAAGAATTTGATAAATCTCTTCCTTGCAAGTACATTAACCACTTTGAAATAGAGGGTGTTGATATCGAATATCTGAACAAGACACTGGATGATATGATTGATAATATTGACAAAATTGACAAGTGTATTACAGAAAACTCAAAAGACTGGAAAATAAACAGAATTGCAAAGGTTGATCTGGCTGTGCTCAGGATTGCTCTGTCAGAAATCTTATATAATGATTCAATACCGGCATCTGTTTCAATAAACGAAGCTGTTGAGATAAGCAAAAAATATTCGAACGAAGATTCACATAAATTCATTAACGGAATATTGGGAACAGTCGTAAGGCGTGTTGAACAATGA
- a CDS encoding Asp23/Gls24 family envelope stress response protein — protein sequence MDNENLEFGQVKISDDVVIIIAGIATSGVKGVSTTRTGMAEGISNLFSKNNYSKGIKVEINENTVVLDIFINVEYGYKISEVAKEVQAAVKKEIETMTDMIVAAVNVHVLNIIQEKDKDKDVIETEIVE from the coding sequence ATGGATAACGAAAATTTAGAATTCGGCCAGGTGAAAATATCTGATGATGTAGTTATTATAATAGCTGGCATAGCAACCAGCGGTGTAAAAGGCGTAAGCACAACACGAACAGGCATGGCTGAGGGAATTTCAAACCTATTCTCGAAAAATAATTATTCTAAAGGAATAAAGGTTGAAATAAATGAAAACACGGTTGTTTTAGACATTTTTATTAATGTTGAATATGGCTATAAAATAAGCGAAGTAGCAAAAGAAGTTCAGGCCGCTGTCAAAAAAGAAATAGAAACGATGACAGACATGATTGTAGCTGCCGTTAACGTTCATGTACTTAACATAATCCAAGAAAAAGATAAAGATAAAGATGTTATTGAAACGGAGATAGTTGAATAA
- a CDS encoding SpoIIIAH-like family protein — translation MIMRKETLVFLTSLAIIFIIGYINMTMTPENIFSEEDYAQLQDEISSEDSSSDLSQILENSSEEISGAELVEVMEQTDTTDIAVNSGETEEPEVPSESDTEASIAEILEEESDYVILGDITDILLDDDAVTASSEGIFDMLNSSFANFKLNKDKKNMDVIDHLEESISNESISAETKSQFEALLLNKNDFVEKENNIELMLQSKGYNETAVIVDSDTVKVVTNDKIEQADATKILDVIVSETSYEPEQIKIVKFDNIDL, via the coding sequence ATGATTATGAGAAAGGAAACATTGGTATTTTTAACTTCTTTGGCAATAATATTTATCATTGGTTATATAAATATGACCATGACGCCGGAGAACATATTTAGTGAAGAAGATTATGCACAATTGCAGGACGAAATTAGTTCTGAAGATTCAAGCAGTGATTTGTCTCAGATTTTGGAAAACAGTAGTGAGGAAATAAGTGGGGCTGAGCTTGTAGAAGTAATGGAACAGACAGATACAACAGATATAGCTGTTAATTCTGGTGAAACTGAAGAACCGGAAGTACCTTCCGAATCAGACACAGAAGCATCTATTGCTGAGATACTTGAGGAAGAATCAGATTATGTAATACTTGGTGATATAACAGATATATTGTTGGATGATGATGCAGTGACGGCTTCGTCTGAAGGTATCTTTGATATGCTTAATTCAAGCTTTGCTAATTTTAAATTAAACAAGGATAAGAAAAATATGGATGTAATTGACCATCTCGAAGAAAGCATAAGCAATGAATCCATCTCTGCCGAAACAAAAAGTCAATTCGAGGCTCTTTTGCTAAACAAAAATGACTTTGTAGAAAAAGAAAACAACATTGAGCTCATGCTTCAATCTAAAGGATACAACGAAACTGCTGTAATAGTTGATTCCGATACTGTTAAGGTAGTGACAAATGATAAGATCGAGCAAGCGGATGCAACAAAAATATTGGATGTAATTGTATCAGAAACAAGCTATGAACCTGAGCAAATAAAAATAGTTAAATTTGATAATATTGATTTGTAA
- a CDS encoding SpoIIIAC/SpoIIIAD family protein: MLLAKIIFIALITVILGITISNFNKEFKVHITVIFGILIMLILFRELKGYIQEFVNLFVRYNIKSEYFSTILKIVGIAYICDFISLLCKDLNYESIGKKVEIAGKLIILIYSIDVIKIFLDQIMLLVNG, from the coding sequence ATGTTGCTGGCAAAAATAATATTTATTGCTTTAATCACTGTTATTCTCGGAATTACAATTTCAAACTTCAATAAAGAATTCAAAGTCCATATTACGGTTATTTTCGGCATACTGATTATGCTCATACTTTTCAGAGAGCTTAAGGGATATATACAGGAATTCGTAAATCTGTTTGTAAGGTATAACATAAAATCGGAGTATTTTTCTACTATACTTAAAATCGTTGGAATAGCGTATATTTGTGATTTTATTTCTCTCCTTTGTAAAGATTTAAATTATGAATCAATAGGCAAGAAGGTTGAAATAGCAGGTAAGCTTATTATACTTATTTATTCAATTGATGTAATAAAGATATTTCTTGATCAAATAATGCTGCTGGTTAACGGGTGA
- the spoIIIAC gene encoding stage III sporulation protein AC — MDIDLIFKVGAIGIVVAVFNQILSKTGRDEQAMFVTLTGVIVVMALIVGMMNDLFMEVKSVFNLY, encoded by the coding sequence ATGGATATTGATTTAATTTTTAAGGTTGGTGCTATAGGAATAGTTGTGGCTGTATTTAATCAGATTTTATCTAAAACAGGAAGAGACGAGCAGGCTATGTTTGTTACTCTTACCGGAGTTATAGTTGTTATGGCTCTCATTGTGGGAATGATGAATGATTTATTTATGGAGGTAAAATCAGTATTTAACTTGTATTGA
- the spoIIIAA gene encoding stage III sporulation protein AA, with amino-acid sequence MNDILKFLSSGVRNVMSKQSDLIGRDTVEVRLRINFPIMIKRIKLDDFLNFNYIISKKDIDDTISNLTRNSIHAFEKEIRNGYITVEGGHRVGLGGDCIYEGEHFKGFKNITSLNIRIAREYPGCAEKYIKYFISSSKNIYNTLIIGPPLSGKTTFIRDVCANLSDGTSKPYYKGCDITLIDERGEISAVYNGTPQMHVGRRTDVLSYCMKKEGFIMGIRALSPKIIISDELGSKEDFEIIQYAIKSGVNIIATAHGFGLEDLKKNIYMKPIIDNKLFDRAIILKNNKKPCIVKEVYDFEKNRVIFNDLD; translated from the coding sequence ATGAATGATATCTTAAAATTCTTAAGCAGCGGTGTAAGGAATGTTATGTCCAAGCAGTCAGATCTGATTGGCAGAGATACTGTTGAAGTAAGACTCAGGATTAATTTTCCCATAATGATAAAAAGAATAAAATTAGACGATTTCTTGAATTTTAACTACATAATCAGCAAAAAAGATATAGATGATACCATCTCAAATCTTACAAGAAATTCAATTCATGCATTTGAAAAGGAAATAAGAAACGGATACATAACCGTCGAAGGTGGTCACAGGGTAGGACTTGGAGGTGATTGCATATATGAAGGTGAGCACTTTAAAGGTTTTAAAAATATCACTTCATTAAATATAAGAATAGCGAGGGAATATCCCGGATGTGCAGAAAAATATATAAAATATTTTATAAGCTCCAGCAAAAATATCTACAATACTTTAATAATTGGCCCCCCTCTGTCTGGTAAAACGACATTTATCAGGGATGTATGTGCAAACCTCAGCGATGGAACGTCAAAACCGTATTATAAAGGCTGCGATATTACTCTTATAGATGAAAGGGGAGAAATATCGGCGGTATACAATGGTACACCTCAAATGCATGTGGGGAGACGTACGGATGTTCTTTCATATTGCATGAAAAAAGAAGGATTTATAATGGGAATACGTGCACTCTCTCCAAAAATAATAATATCTGATGAATTGGGTTCAAAGGAAGATTTCGAAATTATTCAATATGCAATTAAAAGTGGTGTAAATATAATAGCAACTGCCCACGGCTTCGGCCTGGAAGACTTGAAAAAAAACATATATATGAAGCCGATAATTGATAATAAGCTTTTTGACAGAGCAATAATTTTAAAAAATAACAAAAAACCCTGCATTGTCAAAGAGGTTTACGATTTTGAAAAGAATAGGGTGATATTTAATGATTTGGATTAA
- a CDS encoding ECF transporter S component, producing the protein MKSMISANQRNNAKVVSKVGVLSAVATVLMLFEFPLWFAPNFYQLDFSEVPVLLGTFALGPVAGVAIEFVKILINFVLNGTDTGGIGELANFIVGCSFIIPAGCIYKHKKSFGTAIIAMLAGTLTLAAVGSLINYYVLLPVYAKIYGAPIQAFVNMGNLLNPAITDLKTLVLYAVVPFNIFKGVVISSITLLIYKKVSPILHK; encoded by the coding sequence ATGAAAAGTATGATTTCAGCGAATCAAAGAAACAATGCAAAGGTAGTATCAAAAGTAGGTGTGTTGTCAGCGGTAGCGACAGTTCTGATGCTGTTTGAATTTCCGCTGTGGTTTGCGCCGAACTTTTACCAGCTGGATTTCAGCGAGGTTCCTGTACTTTTGGGCACGTTTGCTCTAGGCCCTGTAGCGGGAGTAGCAATTGAATTTGTAAAAATATTAATAAATTTTGTATTAAACGGAACAGATACAGGAGGAATAGGCGAATTAGCAAACTTTATAGTAGGATGCTCCTTTATAATTCCTGCCGGCTGTATATACAAACATAAAAAGTCCTTTGGGACAGCTATTATAGCAATGCTTGCCGGAACATTAACTCTGGCTGCTGTCGGTTCATTAATAAACTATTATGTACTTCTTCCCGTATATGCAAAAATATATGGAGCACCTATACAGGCTTTCGTAAATATGGGAAATTTATTGAATCCTGCCATTACGGATTTAAAAACTCTTGTGTTGTACGCAGTTGTACCGTTCAATATATTTAAGGGTGTAGTCATTTCATCAATTACATTGCTGATTTACAAAAAAGTGTCACCTATTCTTCATAAATAA
- a CDS encoding MFS transporter — MKLKIYSLILFLNYYLTGLITPVLSLLLLDKGATIFNLSILLGIYALTVVVLEVPTGIIADVFGRKKTFCFSLIMSALSFFVILVGKGFIFLCFGMIIYGFSRALASGSFDAIFIDYYIDNFGKDKLHNITSRLAVLEALGLSAGALSGGVFPKISSTYFLSIGNYDLNVIMRIALAIVVTILSVTFIQDTGSAENKERISIKQHIKNSSAIISKNNTIICIFISVFSTGFLLSSLETYWQPHFMTLLSRNDSTELLGVMAFLYFAAATLGSISSNKLIKKYKFNPNRMYIIFRILMAVSLILTALQSSVPVFIVLYSSIYLLFGIATVPEGVILNSEIPKEIRASVLSVNSLAIQIGGLSGSFMYSILIRYISIPSIWILAASVVLLAVAIIAKKLLIKPALYAPKN; from the coding sequence ATGAAACTCAAAATTTATTCTTTAATCCTTTTTCTCAATTATTACCTTACTGGACTTATTACTCCGGTACTAAGTTTGCTTCTCCTTGATAAAGGAGCAACCATCTTCAATCTTTCTATTTTACTAGGAATCTATGCGTTAACAGTTGTGGTGTTGGAGGTTCCAACCGGAATTATTGCAGATGTTTTCGGCAGAAAAAAAACATTTTGCTTTTCTTTAATTATGTCAGCGCTGAGTTTTTTTGTGATTTTAGTCGGAAAAGGTTTTATTTTTTTATGTTTTGGAATGATAATTTACGGATTCAGCAGAGCTTTGGCTTCAGGTTCATTTGACGCAATTTTTATTGATTATTACATTGATAACTTCGGCAAGGACAAGCTTCACAACATTACTTCAAGGCTTGCAGTTCTTGAAGCGCTGGGATTATCTGCAGGCGCCTTATCCGGAGGTGTGTTTCCCAAAATTTCTAGCACATACTTTTTATCAATAGGAAATTATGATTTAAATGTTATAATGAGGATAGCTCTTGCAATTGTAGTTACTATACTATCTGTTACATTTATACAGGATACTGGAAGCGCGGAAAATAAAGAACGCATAAGTATAAAGCAACACATCAAAAACAGTTCAGCAATTATTTCCAAAAACAATACAATAATATGCATTTTTATTTCTGTATTTTCAACAGGCTTTTTACTCAGTAGCCTTGAAACCTACTGGCAGCCACACTTTATGACTCTTCTCTCAAGAAATGATTCTACAGAACTTTTGGGAGTTATGGCGTTTTTATATTTTGCCGCTGCTACTCTAGGGAGCATTTCATCAAACAAATTGATTAAGAAATATAAATTTAATCCAAACAGAATGTACATAATATTCAGAATACTGATGGCTGTATCTTTAATTTTAACTGCTCTTCAATCAAGTGTTCCTGTTTTTATTGTTTTGTATTCTTCTATTTATCTGCTATTTGGAATTGCAACCGTGCCGGAAGGAGTTATTTTAAACAGCGAGATTCCAAAAGAGATACGAGCCTCGGTATTGTCTGTAAATTCATTAGCCATCCAAATAGGAGGTCTGTCCGGTTCTTTCATGTACAGTATACTGATACGTTATATAAGTATTCCAAGTATATGGATTTTAGCCGCATCGGTTGTATTGCTGGCAGTTGCAATAATAGCAAAAAAATTACTTATAAAACCGGCTTTATATGCACCGAAAAACTAG